In one Magallana gigas chromosome 9, xbMagGiga1.1, whole genome shotgun sequence genomic region, the following are encoded:
- the LOC105320500 gene encoding citramalyl-CoA lyase, mitochondrial — protein MLLWRYKNSLLCLKTFIRQTAVAGVYGGQTESQSKPYTPRRAVMYVPGNDQKKIQKVTSLDLDCAVLDCEDGVAANKKEEARSTIRRALDECDFGLTECVVRVNSVTSGLMEDDLGEVLGAKRMPDTLMLPKVERPQDIDMFTKRLKEVLQGRQLETRPFLITYVESAMGLMNLRDVFKKTIDLQLKEQLYVLDGVVFGSDDFCADIGATRTADAKELLYARQKIVTCAKAFKLQAIDMVHIDLKDLEGIERQSLEGARMGFTGKQVIHPSHVPIVQRAFSPTQEQVAWAAELVEAFSKHTESGKGAFTFHGKMIDMPSVLQAKNILQLSANIGPTQG, from the exons ATGTTACTTTGGAGATATAAAAATAGTTTGCTATGTCTTAAGACTTTCATAAGGCAAACTGCAG TGGCAGGGGTTTATGGAGGGCAGACAGAATCCCAGTCCAAGCCCTACACCCCCAGGAGAGCCGTCATGTACGTTCCCGGGAatgatcagaaaaaaattcagaaggTTACCTCCCTTGACCTTGACTGCGCGGTTCTGGACTGTGAAGATGGTGTGGCAGCAAACAAAAAA GAAGAAGCTCGCTCCACAATAAGACGTGCACTGGACGAGTGTGACTTTGGTCTCACTGAGTGTGTTGTACGAGTGAACTCGGTCACGAGTGGACTCATGGAGGATGATCTCGGGGAGGTGCTTGGGGCGAAGAGAATGCCAGACACTCTGATGCTGCCTAAAGTCGAGCGGCCACAGGACATTGACATG TTTACTAAACGGTTGAAAGAAGTATTGCAAGGGAGACAACTGGAGACCCGTCCTTTCCTCATAACTTACGTGGAGAGTGCGATGGGTCTGATGAACCTAAGGGACGTGTTTAAAAAGACGATTGATCTACAGCTCAAGGAACAGTTGTACGTCCTGGATGGCGTTGTGTTTGGATCGGACGACTTCTGTGCAGACATAG GAGCAACCAGAACTGCTGATGCAAAAGAATTATTGTATGCCAGACAGAAAATTGTAACCTGTGCCAAAGCCTTCAAACTGCAGGCTATAGACATGGTGCATATTGATCTAAAAG ATTTGGAGGGTATAGAGAGGCAGTCCTTGGAGGGGGCAAGGATGGGGTTCACAGGGAAACAGGTCATCCATCCCTCACATGTCCCCATTGTCCAGAGAGCCTTCTCCCCCACCCAGGAACAGGTGGCCTGGGCCGCAGAGTTAGTGGAGGCATTCAGTAAACACACCGAGTCAGGaaag ggAGCCTTCACATTCCATGGAAAGATGATAGACATGCCATCAGTGTTACAAGCTAAAAACATTCTGCAATTGTCTGCCAATATCGGTCCAACGCAAGGCTGA
- the LOC136271694 gene encoding toxin CaTX-A-like yields the protein MKSFTLEDWKKEIQLALSDGKYIHLVNHEIPELKKYMETGIGDVFLKFADAIELLTSITGINSIPVHTCTFTISFGVMSNIFKKIGTQFKSTIPQIDEDKTYSALLRFQDSELRAEAAGLEDLLFHTHAYLNEIDDQARESVVIRLEDKFPTNDSVRFLGKLKAKTYELLTTSDLQSAHRASVYVNLYFRLAILRTLVLWQVFCIKERSGFDRPSTQGVLALITESNKSDLEVLTYVMETNFQKSVFLTIFTPTECEHYLHFLRIHRIKIPTVGGDKSFCGSIRNICLSKSPDIKFKMSSLYWGRICGSEKKNSASCKFELEPVENENINCIFYIRSTKYSDYYVYMHKEGNCFSFKGQPGPEGQWKVVQFENGSQVKYIMSPVKWPCRFLYLKSFLGNAQLYIGGTYDLEANKDQSLWEIPEA from the coding sequence atgaaatcatttacaTTAGAAGATTGGAAAAAGGAAATACAATTGGCTCTTTCTGATGGTAAATACATACATCTAGTCAACCATGAAATACCAGAATTGAAGAAATACATGGAAACAGGCATAGGGGATGTTTTCCTCAAATTCGCCGATGCTATTGAATTACTAACAAGCATAACTGGAATTAATTCAATCccagtacatacatgtacatttaccaTATCCTTTGGCGTCATGTCAAACATCTTCAAAAAAATCGGCACACAATTTAAGTCCACTATTCCTCAGATAGACGaagataaaacatattcagCTTTACTACGCTTCCAAGACTCAGAGTTAAGAGCTGAAGCAGCGGGTTTGGAAGATTTACTTTTCCACACACACGCCTATTTAAACGAGATCGACGACCAAGCCCGTGAAAGTGTTGTAATCCGACTGGAGGACAAATTTCCAACCAACGACAGTGTGAGATTCCTTGGAAAATTAAAAGCGAAAACGTACGAACTACTGACGACGTCGGACCTACAGTCTGCTCATCGAGCATCAGTCTATGTGAATCTTTATTTTCGACTGGCAATATTGCGTACGTTAGTGTTATGGCAGGTTTTCTGCATCAAAGAACGAAGTGGCTTTGACAGACCAAGTACTCAAGGGGTTCTGGCATTGATCACCGAAAGTAATAAGTCTGACCTGGAAGTTCTTACATATGTCATGGAAACCAATTTCCAAAAGTCGGTGTTTCTGACCATATTTACTCCTACAGAATGCGAACATTATTTGCACTTTCTTCGCATTCACCGAATCAAAATTCCGACAGTAGGTGGAGATAAAAGCTTTTGTGGTTCAATACGTAACATTTGCCTGTCAAAATCGCCGGACATTAAGTTCAAAATGTCATCGCTCTACTGGGGCCGTATCTGtggaagtgaaaaaaaaaattctgcgtCTTGCAAATTCGAACTGGAACctgttgaaaatgaaaatataaactgtatattttacatCCGATCAACAAAGTATTCAGACTATTATGTTTATATGCACAAGGAAGGAAATTGCTTTTCCTTTAAAGGCCAACCAGGACCTGAAGGGCAATGGAAAGTCGTACAATTTGAGAATGGAAGCCAAGTGAAGTACATCATGTCCCCTGTCAAATGGCCCTGTCGATTTCTGTATCTTAAATCCTTTTTAGGAAATGCTCAGTTGTACATTGGAGGCACTTATGACTTAGAAGCAAACAAAGACCAGAGTCTTTGGGAAATTCCTGAGGCATAG
- the LOC105320523 gene encoding uncharacterized protein: MTTIVNILLTLRSFQMGTNDGINMNKNYSPPRGCFRFKNDYPLAPKLVLDRKYQEVFFTNKPAMCTVKCPMFRNVTLKYKIQPRDGAADVSYNVLCRGCNSSFGGIKDQFQTQVVFCQGGLVDNKLYEIEVATEDGHKGYSTIAVMTEIMESFSGSIEVPAGPGYIRFDKISSNMMLSYNETQGLFKPKREAYYTFYMTARTKTDRYTKMELRKNGVAVASITNDVLVEHGWEFEDGATAIVLKLKLGDEISVYSNGTLQSGSSLSCFSLRTLMDGPPAILYATVQDNKVLPYSSYQPLSYDHVHLDTAGAFVGKTNYTIPSDGIYVVTLTSATHNDPVHASFINLKFKILRYTTVKTPARSTNSYTFIMRFNESEVISNTFYAENETHLSSETSIAVFKYFSIDEPDVTAVTVQQNQTRKDCTDFCNLLVQGKVFLDIDSSFDATTGIFTAKRSDTYVISANLLGMQVDTTYQIVVNGDVVDMLLSDGPDNDYFINDSKVVMVKRLWQGDKVEFRMKGRSFFHTLISIWTLTA, from the exons ATGACGACCATCGTGAACATCCTCCTGACTCTGAGATCCTTTCAGATGGGGACAAACGACGGCATTAATATGAAT aaaaattatagTCCACCCAGGGGTTGCTTCCGGTTTAAAAATGATTACCCAC TTGCTCCAAAACTCGTTTTAGACAGAAAATATCAAGAGGTTTTCTTTACTAACAAACCGGCAATGTGCACGGTGAAATGCCCGATGTTTCGCAACGTAACgctaaaatacaaaatacagcCTCGCGATGGGGCAGCTGATGTCAGCTACAACGTTCTATGCAGAGGCTGCAACTCATCGTTTGGCGGCATCAAAGACCAGTTCCAAACTCAAGTAGTCTTCTGTCAGGGGGGCCTTGTTGACAATAAGTTGTACGAGATCGAGGTCGCCACCGAGGATGGGCACAAAGGCTACTCCACAATTGCGGTCATGACTGAGA tCATGGAAAGTTTTTCCGGAAGTATTGAGGTACCCGCCGGACCAGGCTACATCCGTTTTGACAAAATCAGCTCAAACATGATGCTTTCATATAACGAAACACAAGGGTTATTTAAACCCAAAAGAGAGGCCTACTACACCTTCTATATGACGGCTCGGACCAAGACCGATCGATACACCAAAATGGAGCTCAGGAAAAATGGCGTCGCTGTAGCCTCCATTACAAACGATGTCCTAGTCGAGCATGGATGGGAATTTGAGGACGGCGCCACTGCCATTGTGTTAAAGCTGAAGTTGGGGGACGAAATTAGCGTGTACTCGAATGGAACTCTTCAGAGTGGCTCTTCATTGTCTTGTTTTTCTCTGCGAA CGCTGATGGACGGACCCCCTGCCATATTATACGCCACAGTCCAGGACAACAAAGTCCTCCCTTACAGTAGTTATCAGCCCCTGTCCTATGACCACGTCCATTTAGACACGGCTGGGGCTTTCGTGGGTAAAACGAACTACACCATCCCTAGCGACGGCATCTACGTGGTTACGCTGACGTCAGCAACCCATAATGACCCCGTGCATGCCTCTTTCATCAACTTGAAGTTTAAAATATTGCGGTATACGACAGTGAAAACGCCCGCTCGGAGCACCAACTCCTATACTTTTATCATGAGGTTCAATGAGAGTGAAGTCATCTCCAACACATTTTACGCTGAAAACGAGACTCATCTGTCGAGCGAGACCTCCATTGCTGTGTTCAAGTACTTCAGCATTGACG AACCAGATGTAACAGCAGTCACAGTGCAACAGAACCAGACACGAAAAGACTGCACTGACTTCTGCAACCTGCTCGTCCAAGGAAAAGTCTTTCTTGACATCGATTCCAGTTTCGACGCCACAACTGGAATTTTCACGGCCAAACGCTCTGACACCTACGTCATTTCCGCTAATCTCCTCGGAATGCAAGTGGATACCACGTATCAGATTGTCGTAAACGGGGATGTTGTTGACATGTTGCTTAGCGACGGGCCGGACAATGACTACTTCATTAACGATAGTAAAGTCGTGATGGTGAAGAGGCTTTGGCAGGGAGACAAGGTTGAGTTCCGAATGAAAGGGAGGAGTTTCTTCCACACCCTCATCTCTATCTGGACTCTCACCGCCTGA